In a single window of the Renibacterium salmoninarum ATCC 33209 genome:
- a CDS encoding FAD-dependent monooxygenase has protein sequence MRGLSIPTVEALYRRGLLADIAVSKAPNAPAKVASADTPQSAKPRRQAGHFAGIPFDEENIDSSRWPYRLPNPAESTVGTTMERVESALTARALELGVEIKRDAAVEGFSQSDEGVRVNAAGEVFQGKWLVGCDGGRSTVRKAGAFEFGGTDPEFTGYSVQVKISDPDKLNMGRIYTPTGMYFQSQPGIIAMVAFDGGSFHRSEAITLEHVQEVLRHISGTEVTLTALELAATWTDRTYQSTNYRNGRVLIAGDAAHIHSPLGGQGLNLGLGDAMNLGWKLAATIRGTASSTLLDSYASERHPIGAKVLNWSRAQVALMRPSQSSRALETMIRDLIGTRDGATYFAEQLWGVSLRYDLAGNHPLIGRSLPDFEFADGTRLGPLLKDGLGALLNFTGNAELRLLSERLGNSISYFEGQVQDNLGLSAVLVRLDGFVAWATDGEPDVAEIDAALSEWL, from the coding sequence ATGCGTGGCCTCTCCATACCCACAGTTGAAGCGCTTTATCGACGTGGCCTGCTAGCAGATATTGCGGTATCCAAAGCACCAAACGCGCCAGCGAAAGTTGCGTCAGCGGACACGCCGCAATCAGCCAAACCTCGCCGTCAAGCTGGACACTTTGCTGGGATCCCTTTTGATGAGGAAAATATCGATAGCTCACGGTGGCCCTACCGGCTGCCGAATCCAGCCGAATCAACCGTGGGCACCACCATGGAACGAGTCGAATCGGCTCTCACGGCTCGGGCCCTTGAGCTAGGTGTGGAAATCAAGCGCGACGCCGCAGTAGAAGGCTTCAGCCAATCGGATGAGGGCGTGCGCGTTAACGCCGCTGGCGAGGTTTTTCAGGGCAAATGGCTGGTTGGTTGCGACGGCGGTCGTAGCACAGTCCGCAAAGCTGGCGCTTTTGAGTTTGGCGGCACCGACCCGGAGTTCACTGGTTATTCGGTCCAGGTGAAGATCTCAGATCCGGACAAGCTCAACATGGGTCGGATCTATACCCCTACTGGTATGTATTTCCAATCGCAGCCCGGAATCATTGCCATGGTTGCCTTCGATGGAGGCTCCTTTCACCGGAGCGAAGCAATAACCCTGGAACATGTGCAAGAGGTGCTGCGACACATTAGCGGCACTGAAGTCACCTTGACCGCGCTTGAGCTTGCTGCGACGTGGACTGACCGCACTTACCAGTCAACGAATTACCGCAACGGGCGGGTGCTGATTGCTGGCGATGCCGCCCACATCCACTCGCCTTTGGGCGGGCAAGGACTCAACCTGGGGCTGGGCGATGCGATGAACCTGGGCTGGAAGCTTGCCGCCACCATTCGTGGCACCGCTTCGAGTACCTTGCTCGACAGCTACGCTAGCGAGCGGCATCCGATCGGTGCCAAAGTGCTCAACTGGTCCCGCGCGCAAGTGGCGTTGATGCGACCAAGCCAAAGTTCTCGTGCGCTTGAAACGATGATTCGGGATCTCATTGGCACACGCGATGGCGCAACGTACTTTGCTGAGCAACTTTGGGGCGTCTCATTGCGCTATGACCTTGCTGGCAACCATCCGTTGATCGGGCGCAGCTTGCCAGACTTTGAATTTGCCGATGGCACCAGGCTGGGTCCGTTATTGAAAGATGGCTTGGGCGCATTGCTCAATTTCACCGGCAACGCGGAGCTTCGGCTACTCAGCGAGCGCCTGGGGAACTCAATCAGCTACTTCGAGGGACAAGTGCAGGATAATTTGGGCCTCAGCGCGGTTCTGGTCCGCCTCGATGGCTTCGTCGCCTGGGCTACCGACGGCGAACCCGACGTGGCTGAGATCGACGCCGCTCTTTCCGAGTGGCTTTAG
- a CDS encoding FAD-dependent oxidoreductase translates to MYDVVIAGAGPVGLFLSCELRLAGLSVLVLESASDPYSALKGRLLVCVASPYPQLKRFIDVAC, encoded by the coding sequence ATGTATGACGTCGTAATTGCCGGTGCCGGGCCAGTCGGACTCTTCCTTTCTTGCGAGCTACGTTTAGCTGGCCTGTCCGTTCTGGTTCTGGAAAGCGCGTCGGATCCGTACTCAGCACTCAAGGGCCGCCTTTTGGTATGCGTGGCCTCTCCATACCCACAGTTGAAGCGCTTTATCGACGTGGCCTGCTAG
- a CDS encoding enoyl-CoA hydratase-related protein, which yields MAATLEHHDGIAFLNVGDTENRFTDSWLSEVEKALEEVVDGDSSVLLTTGTGKFFSNGLDLDWVKEHFDQFNSYAARVQVLLARFLTLPVPTIALVNGHAFGAGAMLALAHDFRIMRNDRGYFCFPEVDIHIPYYARNDRFDPSQADAAGSGCLDGYRAAALRG from the coding sequence ATGGCGGCAACCCTAGAACACCACGACGGAATCGCGTTTTTGAATGTGGGCGATACCGAGAATCGGTTTACTGACTCCTGGCTTTCCGAGGTCGAGAAAGCGCTAGAGGAAGTAGTCGACGGCGATTCTTCCGTTTTGCTGACCACTGGCACCGGCAAGTTCTTTTCTAACGGGCTAGATCTGGATTGGGTCAAAGAGCACTTCGACCAGTTCAATTCTTATGCTGCCCGTGTTCAAGTATTGCTGGCCCGATTTCTGACGCTGCCGGTGCCAACGATTGCCCTGGTCAATGGGCATGCCTTCGGTGCGGGGGCAATGCTTGCTCTTGCGCACGATTTCCGGATTATGCGCAACGATCGAGGTTATTTCTGTTTTCCAGAAGTTGATATTCACATTCCGTATTACGCCCGGAATGACCGCTTTGATCCAAGCCAAGCTGACGCCGCAGGCAGCGGTTGCCTCGATGGTTACCGGGCAGCGGCTCTCCGGGGTTGA
- a CDS encoding nucleotide disphospho-sugar-binding domain-containing protein — MGSVDLSDPTFVAAKEDSHRTLREFGLEEWSDRVGFNSRPQNALVFIPEALQPHPEKVDRSVYHFAGVAISDSQSEVDWNLPTDKKVMLMSLGSTFTRNVAFYRACIEAFGGLEDWHVVLQIGPLTAVEELGDIPANFEVHSWVPQVAILKNAELFLTHARMGGSREGLSLGVPMIAAPQAVDQFQNADSLVAAGVAVKVDGFEATAADLRAAFEAAQQPAIRERSAEIALQMATQDGVQFSLDSIKALLGERISV, encoded by the coding sequence ATGGGTAGTGTCGATCTGAGCGATCCGACGTTCGTGGCAGCAAAAGAAGATTCGCATCGAACACTGAGGGAGTTTGGGCTCGAAGAGTGGAGCGACCGTGTCGGCTTCAATTCCCGGCCTCAAAATGCTTTGGTCTTCATTCCTGAAGCCTTGCAGCCGCATCCGGAAAAGGTTGATCGCAGCGTCTATCACTTTGCCGGCGTCGCCATTAGCGATTCGCAGAGTGAGGTTGATTGGAATCTGCCAACGGACAAAAAGGTGATGCTCATGTCGCTCGGCTCCACCTTTACCCGAAATGTCGCGTTCTACCGGGCATGCATCGAGGCCTTTGGCGGCCTTGAAGACTGGCATGTTGTGCTGCAGATTGGGCCGTTGACAGCCGTCGAGGAGCTGGGTGATATTCCAGCGAACTTTGAGGTGCATTCTTGGGTACCGCAGGTAGCGATCCTCAAGAATGCCGAGCTGTTTTTGACGCACGCGAGGATGGGTGGCTCTCGCGAAGGACTCAGCTTGGGCGTGCCGATGATTGCGGCACCGCAGGCAGTCGACCAGTTCCAGAATGCTGACTCACTAGTTGCTGCCGGAGTTGCGGTGAAGGTGGACGGGTTCGAAGCTACCGCAGCTGATCTCCGCGCGGCTTTCGAAGCAGCCCAGCAACCTGCGATCCGTGAACGATCGGCTGAGATTGCCTTGCAGATGGCAACGCAAGATGGCGTTCAATTCAGCCTGGACTCTATCAAGGCGCTCTTGGGCGAACGCATTTCGGTTTAG
- a CDS encoding purine-nucleoside phosphorylase, which produces MSNLDAETAQTEPFLAAARAAAYIAEQTGVPQHDVALVLGSGWGEAADLIGETTATLQATDVPGFSAPAVVGHVGTIRSVLTAEGKRALVLGARTHYYEGKGVRAVVHGVRTAAAAGAKTLVLTNGCGGVNPGWAPGTPVLISDHINLTATSPLEGATFVDLTDLYSSRLRDLAREVDPSLAEGFYAQFSGPHYETPAEIRYAKTIGADLIGMSTALEAIAGRHAGMEVFGISLVTNLAAGISPVPLSHAEVIEAGQAAGPRISRLLAEIIAKL; this is translated from the coding sequence GTGAGTAACCTCGACGCTGAAACCGCACAGACTGAACCATTCCTTGCCGCCGCTCGCGCCGCTGCCTACATCGCTGAGCAAACTGGAGTGCCGCAACACGATGTAGCCCTGGTGTTGGGCTCTGGCTGGGGCGAAGCAGCCGACTTAATCGGTGAAACAACCGCTACATTGCAAGCAACTGATGTACCGGGGTTTTCCGCGCCGGCAGTGGTTGGCCACGTGGGCACCATTCGGTCGGTATTGACCGCTGAGGGTAAGCGAGCTCTGGTGCTCGGCGCCCGAACTCATTATTACGAGGGCAAAGGCGTTCGCGCAGTAGTGCACGGTGTGCGCACAGCGGCGGCAGCTGGCGCAAAAACCTTAGTACTGACCAATGGCTGTGGTGGCGTGAACCCAGGCTGGGCGCCTGGCACGCCAGTATTGATCAGCGATCACATTAATCTCACGGCAACCTCACCTCTTGAGGGTGCGACGTTCGTCGATCTCACCGACCTCTATTCTTCCCGGTTGCGCGATCTGGCTCGTGAGGTCGACCCGAGTCTCGCCGAAGGCTTCTACGCTCAGTTCTCTGGCCCGCATTACGAGACTCCGGCCGAAATTCGGTATGCAAAAACCATCGGCGCTGACCTGATCGGCATGTCGACTGCGTTAGAGGCTATTGCCGGCCGGCACGCTGGTATGGAGGTCTTCGGAATCTCGCTCGTGACCAATCTGGCCGCCGGAATCTCCCCCGTTCCGTTGAGCCATGCTGAGGTCATTGAAGCCGGTCAAGCTGCTGGCCCGCGAATCTCTCGATTGTTGGCTGAGATCATCGCCAAGCTCTAA
- a CDS encoding phospho-sugar mutase, translating into MSPMSSELLARALDWANSDPDPATEAELRALIDVASLDDSAGDATMITQAEQELEDAFAGTLQFGTAGLRAALGPGPNRMNRIVVRRAAAGLASFLLDTAAAAAEPYRPRAVVGFDARHNSDVFALETAAIFIAAGIETFLMPSALPTPLLAFAVRALGCEGGVMVTASHNPPQDNGYKVYLGGRALAANDESGRGAQIVAPYDSQIAARIDAVGAIESIQLAQDGWQPVAPEIIAAYRQGLVELLQLERFPARELKIVLTPMHGVGGETALQVFEAAGFNDVTVVSEQAAPDPNFPTVAFPNPEEPGALDLAIQTATEVGADLVIANDPDADRAAAAGVDPSTGQWRMLRGDEVGALLGAHVVARAKTDDEPRGVFANSIVSSRLLAKIATANGFAHVETLTGFKWIARVPGLSYGYEEALGYCVAPSLVRDKDGISAGLLIAEMAAAAKATGRTLFDLLDDLAVRNGLHVSDQLSVRVADLGLLSAMMNRLREHTPTSFAGSAVETVTDLATGSAQLPATDGMLYLTRDSTRVIIRPSGTEPKLKCYLEVIVPVDSAADLSEARKNARSVLDAVLDDVREALGL; encoded by the coding sequence ATGAGTCCCATGAGCAGTGAGCTCCTTGCCCGTGCCCTCGATTGGGCAAATAGCGACCCAGATCCGGCTACCGAAGCAGAGTTGCGCGCTTTGATTGACGTGGCTTCTTTGGATGATTCTGCTGGCGATGCAACGATGATTACCCAGGCCGAACAAGAGCTTGAAGACGCTTTCGCTGGCACTTTGCAATTTGGCACCGCTGGCTTACGTGCTGCCTTGGGACCGGGACCAAATCGGATGAATCGGATCGTGGTACGCCGTGCGGCGGCTGGCTTAGCAAGCTTCTTGCTAGACACTGCCGCCGCAGCAGCTGAGCCCTACCGCCCGCGCGCCGTCGTCGGCTTTGATGCTCGACACAACTCAGATGTCTTTGCGCTGGAAACTGCTGCCATTTTCATTGCGGCCGGCATTGAGACCTTCCTGATGCCCTCAGCATTGCCTACCCCGTTGCTTGCTTTTGCGGTGCGCGCACTTGGTTGCGAGGGCGGCGTTATGGTGACTGCCAGCCATAATCCGCCGCAAGACAACGGCTACAAGGTGTACCTGGGTGGCCGAGCGCTGGCTGCCAATGACGAATCCGGACGCGGCGCGCAGATTGTGGCCCCCTACGATAGCCAGATTGCGGCCCGAATCGACGCCGTTGGCGCTATCGAATCAATTCAACTTGCGCAGGACGGCTGGCAGCCAGTTGCGCCAGAGATCATTGCTGCCTACCGTCAAGGTCTGGTGGAATTGTTGCAGCTCGAGCGTTTTCCGGCTCGCGAACTAAAGATCGTGCTCACACCAATGCACGGTGTTGGCGGCGAAACCGCCCTTCAAGTATTTGAAGCTGCCGGATTCAACGATGTGACGGTAGTGAGCGAGCAAGCGGCACCAGACCCGAACTTTCCCACGGTCGCCTTTCCGAATCCCGAGGAACCGGGCGCATTGGATCTGGCCATACAAACGGCCACTGAAGTTGGCGCGGACTTGGTGATAGCCAATGATCCAGATGCTGACCGGGCTGCTGCTGCCGGCGTTGATCCGAGCACCGGGCAATGGCGAATGCTCCGAGGCGATGAAGTAGGAGCACTATTGGGCGCGCACGTGGTAGCCCGAGCGAAAACCGATGATGAGCCGCGCGGCGTCTTTGCGAATTCGATTGTTTCTTCCCGGCTCTTGGCAAAGATCGCAACGGCGAACGGATTTGCCCACGTGGAAACCCTCACCGGTTTCAAATGGATCGCCCGTGTGCCCGGCCTTAGCTATGGCTATGAAGAAGCCCTTGGCTACTGTGTTGCACCATCTTTGGTTCGGGACAAGGACGGCATTTCTGCTGGCTTGCTCATTGCTGAAATGGCCGCTGCTGCGAAAGCGACGGGCAGAACGCTTTTTGATTTATTGGACGATTTAGCCGTTCGCAACGGGCTGCACGTATCCGATCAATTGAGCGTCCGTGTTGCCGATCTTGGCCTACTTTCGGCTATGATGAACCGATTGCGGGAACACACACCGACTAGTTTTGCCGGATCTGCAGTAGAAACTGTCACCGATCTAGCTACTGGTTCGGCGCAATTGCCCGCCACCGACGGCATGCTATATCTGACCAGGGACAGCACCCGGGTGATCATCCGGCCTAGCGGTACCGAACCGAAGTTAAAGTGCTATTTGGAAGTGATCGTGCCCGTGGATTCGGCCGCTGATCTTAGCGAAGCCCGCAAAAATGCGCGCTCGGTTTTGGATGCTGTTTTGGACGACGTCCGCGAAGCGCTCGGATTGTGA
- a CDS encoding NAD(P)H-quinone dehydrogenase, whose amino-acid sequence MNIPSLAILGGGPGGYEAAMVAASLGVQVTIVERNGLGGSAVLTDVVPSKTLIATADVMNRFESATDLGARFDVDGGDCVPLMRADLKQVNDRLLELAREQSGDIKAGLEQAGVRIIIGQGTMKDNHTIEVVTDSGVELVTADAILLAVGAHPRELPTAKPDGERILNWAQIYGLTELPRELIVVGSGVTGAEFASAYNGLGSRVTLISSRDQVLPGEDSDAAEVLENVFERRGMTVLSRSRAESVQRTEEGVLVTLSDGRQVSGSHCLVCVGSIPKTEGIGLEAAGVALTESGHIKVDGVSRTSAPNIYAAGDCTGVLALASVAAMQGRIAMAHLLGDGLRPLKLTQVASNIFTSPEIASVGISEADLESGRYQGDVVKLPLQTNARAKMRNAKDGFIKIIARKGSGTVIGGVVVGANASELIFPIAIAVTQKLHVDDLANTFTVYPSLSGSISEAARRLHVHM is encoded by the coding sequence ATGAACATCCCATCCTTAGCCATCTTGGGTGGTGGCCCGGGCGGATATGAGGCCGCGATGGTGGCTGCTTCGCTCGGCGTGCAGGTGACCATTGTTGAACGCAACGGTCTGGGTGGCTCTGCGGTGCTGACCGACGTCGTGCCGTCTAAGACGCTGATCGCTACCGCGGATGTTATGAACCGTTTTGAAAGTGCCACCGACCTTGGTGCCCGCTTTGATGTTGACGGCGGTGATTGCGTGCCTTTGATGCGTGCGGATCTGAAGCAAGTCAACGACCGCTTGCTGGAATTGGCTCGCGAGCAGTCCGGCGATATTAAAGCCGGGCTAGAGCAAGCTGGTGTCCGGATCATTATTGGTCAAGGCACCATGAAGGACAATCACACGATCGAGGTCGTGACGGACTCCGGCGTCGAGCTGGTTACCGCTGACGCGATTTTGCTCGCGGTTGGTGCACACCCACGCGAACTGCCCACCGCCAAACCCGATGGCGAGCGCATTCTTAACTGGGCGCAAATCTATGGTCTGACTGAACTCCCGCGGGAACTTATTGTGGTCGGTTCTGGCGTTACCGGTGCCGAGTTTGCTTCTGCTTACAACGGCCTGGGTTCGCGAGTTACTTTGATTTCCTCCCGTGACCAGGTTTTGCCGGGCGAAGATTCCGACGCTGCCGAAGTCCTTGAAAACGTCTTTGAACGCCGCGGTATGACGGTGCTTTCACGTTCACGAGCCGAATCCGTGCAGCGCACCGAGGAGGGGGTACTCGTGACGCTTTCCGACGGCCGTCAGGTCAGTGGGTCGCACTGCCTGGTGTGTGTTGGCTCGATTCCGAAGACCGAAGGTATTGGCCTAGAAGCCGCCGGCGTGGCTTTGACTGAATCTGGTCACATTAAGGTCGACGGCGTCTCACGCACCTCTGCGCCAAATATTTACGCTGCGGGGGATTGCACCGGAGTGCTGGCGCTCGCTTCAGTTGCCGCGATGCAGGGCCGGATCGCGATGGCACACTTGCTCGGTGACGGGCTGCGTCCGCTGAAACTCACCCAAGTTGCTTCGAACATCTTCACCTCGCCGGAAATTGCTTCGGTGGGTATTTCTGAGGCTGACCTGGAATCTGGTCGGTATCAGGGCGATGTGGTGAAGCTGCCGTTGCAAACCAACGCGCGCGCCAAAATGCGTAACGCAAAGGACGGCTTTATCAAGATCATTGCGCGCAAGGGTTCCGGCACGGTGATTGGCGGCGTGGTGGTTGGTGCCAACGCCTCGGAGCTGATCTTCCCGATCGCCATCGCGGTGACGCAGAAACTACACGTGGATGACTTAGCTAATACCTTTACCGTGTACCCGTCGCTTTCTGGCTCTATTTCAGAAGCAGCTCGGCGCCTACACGTTCACATGTAG